A region of Propionispora vibrioides DNA encodes the following proteins:
- a CDS encoding phosphomannomutase/phosphoglucomutase, translating to MSIFHACDIRGIADTELTEAVARKIARAVGVKLTGRRVVVGGDVRLSTPRLQTIMVEELAVAGCEVMDIGTVATPVFYFALKNMDAFGGVMVTASHNPAPYNGFKLVLGPQPVTEADIREIERLVNDGAGVRGKGSVTKVNIIDRYIEYTAGRARQNGMKVVLDAGNGATAAIVPRLFRTLGYQVEELFCQPDGSFPNRSPNPALAENLAALGAKVCEVGAQIGVAFDGDGDRVAFVDENGRAVDNDDIMVLIARYYLEQQPGTIIYDAKCSMVVPEEVAKAGGKAVMARAGHTFSKAAFLREKALFAGEISGHFFFSEMGYDDGMFAGLKVCEFVAEHGSLAALIDAIPNYSLTPDIRVRYTGTDKAEILAGVAERLAAYLPNLIDGVRVEFADGWGMIRASVTEPLFTLRFEAKTPARLREIMDLVVTALPANLQTPVSEAINRLQGE from the coding sequence ATGAGCATATTTCACGCATGCGATATTCGCGGTATTGCGGATACCGAGCTTACGGAAGCTGTGGCGCGCAAGATTGCCAGGGCTGTGGGGGTTAAATTGACCGGGCGAAGAGTTGTGGTAGGCGGCGATGTGCGGCTGTCTACGCCACGGCTGCAGACGATCATGGTAGAAGAACTGGCTGTTGCGGGTTGCGAAGTCATGGATATAGGCACGGTAGCCACGCCTGTTTTCTATTTTGCGTTAAAAAATATGGACGCCTTTGGCGGTGTTATGGTCACGGCGTCGCACAATCCGGCTCCCTATAACGGCTTTAAGCTGGTGCTCGGGCCTCAGCCGGTTACGGAAGCGGATATCCGGGAAATTGAGCGTCTGGTCAATGATGGCGCGGGCGTCCGGGGCAAAGGCTCTGTGACGAAGGTGAACATTATTGATCGGTACATAGAATATACGGCCGGCAGAGCCCGGCAAAACGGAATGAAGGTTGTGCTGGATGCCGGCAATGGCGCTACGGCTGCTATTGTTCCCCGGCTGTTTCGCACACTAGGTTATCAAGTGGAGGAGCTTTTTTGCCAGCCCGACGGGAGCTTCCCCAACCGGTCGCCCAATCCGGCGCTGGCGGAAAACCTGGCAGCTCTCGGTGCTAAGGTCTGCGAGGTCGGCGCTCAAATCGGCGTGGCTTTTGACGGCGATGGTGACCGGGTGGCGTTTGTTGATGAAAATGGACGGGCTGTGGATAATGACGATATCATGGTGTTGATTGCCCGCTACTATCTGGAGCAGCAGCCGGGGACGATCATTTACGACGCCAAATGCTCGATGGTCGTACCGGAGGAGGTGGCCAAAGCCGGTGGCAAAGCCGTTATGGCCCGCGCCGGCCACACGTTCAGCAAAGCGGCGTTCCTCCGGGAAAAGGCGTTGTTTGCCGGCGAGATCAGCGGCCATTTCTTCTTTTCCGAAATGGGCTATGACGACGGCATGTTTGCCGGGTTGAAGGTTTGTGAATTTGTGGCTGAACATGGCTCGCTGGCGGCATTGATTGACGCTATTCCCAACTACAGCCTGACGCCGGACATCCGGGTTCGCTACACCGGGACGGACAAGGCGGAGATTCTGGCCGGTGTGGCCGAACGGCTGGCAGCATACCTGCCTAACCTGATTGACGGTGTGCGGGTGGAATTCGCCGATGGCTGGGGCATGATCCGGGCCTCGGTTACCGAACCTTTATTTACCCTGCGCTTTGAGGCTAAGACGCCGGCGCGGCTGCGGGAGATTATGGACCTGGTGGTTACCGCGTTGCCGGCAAACTTACAGACGCCGGTCAGTGAAGCGATAAACCGGCTGCAAGGCGAGTAA
- a CDS encoding MBL fold metallo-hydrolase, with product MQVHVLASGSKGNATLLQGKDANILIDAGISTRRIKQELAKLGTGLEALDGILLTHEHRDHIAGLTTLTKRYRLPVYTRPDTWLSMTLKDTIPPECCRDLNNSLDLGSLKIEPFAISHDAADPVGFNFFEDACKCSVVTDLGFVTDSVKRALSLSDIMVLEANHDLDMLKNGSYPWSLKQRIMSNRGHLSNMDAGWTLARLDRKNRTDVFLAHLSQENNRPDIAKNTVSSILAEQGCEVGEDVRLYLTYPDRCASMDE from the coding sequence ATGCAAGTGCATGTATTGGCAAGTGGGAGTAAGGGCAATGCAACCCTGCTGCAAGGCAAAGATGCAAATATTTTAATTGACGCCGGCATCAGCACCCGGCGGATTAAACAGGAACTGGCCAAGCTAGGCACCGGACTGGAAGCACTTGACGGCATTTTGCTTACCCATGAGCACCGGGATCATATTGCCGGCTTGACGACGCTGACAAAACGGTACCGTTTGCCCGTGTATACCCGTCCGGACACCTGGCTGTCCATGACCCTAAAAGACACCATACCACCGGAATGCTGCCGGGATTTAAACAACAGCCTGGACCTTGGCAGCCTGAAAATCGAGCCCTTTGCCATTTCCCACGATGCGGCTGATCCGGTAGGCTTTAATTTCTTTGAAGACGCCTGCAAATGCAGTGTGGTGACCGACCTGGGTTTCGTTACCGATTCGGTGAAAAGGGCGTTGTCGTTGTCCGACATTATGGTATTGGAAGCCAACCATGACCTTGACATGTTGAAAAACGGTTCTTATCCGTGGTCGTTAAAGCAGCGCATCATGAGTAACCGGGGCCATTTGTCCAATATGGATGCAGGCTGGACTTTAGCCCGTTTGGATAGAAAAAACCGGACCGATGTCTTTCTGGCCCATTTGAGTCAGGAGAATAACCGGCCCGACATTGCGAAAAATACAGTCAGCAGTATACTGGCAGAGCAGGGTTGTGAGGTTGGCGAAGATGTCCGTCTCTATCTTACCTATCCGGATCGCTGCGCCAGTATGGATGAATGA